Proteins from a single region of Lysinibacillus sp. JNUCC-52:
- a CDS encoding ATP-binding cassette domain-containing protein: MNNKEVLVEVKNLNIIFGKGKNKFVAIDNVSFDIYKGETFGLVGESGSGKTTIGRAIMRINEVTSGQILYHGKKINGKITKSWDREITQKIQMIFQDPMASLNERAKVDYIISEGLINTKNFKDEADRQQKVQNALLNVGLLPEFASRFPHEFSGGQRQRIGIARALVMEPEFIIADEPISALDVSIRAQVLNLLSNIQAKNNLTYLFIAHDLSIVRFITDRTAVIYKGNIVELAETEKLFTNPIHPYTRALLSAVPEPNPYKERAKVVEIYNPLQHRYEKSPPSFVEIEKGHFVLANEEEIENYHTSKKVEVNE, encoded by the coding sequence ATGAACAATAAAGAAGTATTAGTCGAAGTGAAAAACTTGAACATTATTTTTGGCAAAGGGAAAAATAAGTTTGTCGCAATTGACAATGTGAGTTTTGACATTTATAAAGGCGAAACATTCGGCTTAGTGGGTGAATCGGGCTCAGGAAAAACGACCATTGGCCGTGCCATTATGCGCATCAATGAAGTCACGAGTGGTCAAATATTGTATCATGGCAAGAAAATTAACGGCAAAATAACTAAAAGTTGGGACCGTGAAATTACGCAAAAAATACAAATGATTTTTCAAGACCCGATGGCATCGCTCAATGAACGGGCAAAGGTCGACTATATTATTTCAGAAGGTCTCATAAATACGAAAAATTTTAAAGATGAGGCTGACCGTCAACAAAAAGTACAAAACGCGCTATTAAATGTTGGCCTATTGCCTGAATTCGCTAGTCGTTTTCCACATGAATTTTCAGGTGGTCAGCGTCAACGTATTGGGATTGCCCGTGCCTTAGTGATGGAGCCAGAATTTATAATTGCAGATGAGCCGATTTCTGCATTGGATGTGTCAATTCGGGCGCAAGTACTTAATTTGCTGTCGAACATACAAGCAAAAAATAACTTAACATACTTATTTATTGCTCATGATTTATCAATCGTACGATTTATTACGGATCGTACTGCCGTCATTTACAAAGGGAATATTGTCGAGCTAGCTGAAACAGAAAAGCTTTTTACTAATCCAATACATCCGTATACGCGTGCATTGCTGTCAGCAGTACCTGAGCCAAATCCATATAAGGAGAGGGCAAAGGTAGTAGAAATTTATAATCCATTACAGCACCGATATGAAAAGTCACCGCCGTCATTTGTGGAAATTGAGAAAGGGCATTTTGTATTAGCGAACGAAGAGGAAATCGAAAATTATCATACATCTAAAAAAGTGGAGGTTAATGAATGA
- a CDS encoding ABC transporter ATP-binding protein — MAVEQTKSRILAIQNLVITFTLRGQVLTAIRDISLDLYKGESLAIVGESGSGKSVLMKSIMGLLDKNGTVEQGQILYNDMDLAQFKTEQQWLNIRGKEIAIVTQDPMTSLNPLKPIGKQIEECVVLHQGLKGKSAYDETLKLLTDVGIYDVEKRYKQYPHEFSGGMRQRIVIAIALACKPKILICDEPTTALDVTIQAQILQLLKSLQQKYGLTTVYITHDLGVVAKVADRVAVMYAGDVIEVGGTHEVFFNGKHPYTWALISSLPQLGSKGEQLYSIKGTPPNLFKEIKGDAFAPRNQFALKIDYEIRPPFFQVSETHYARTWLLDPRAPKVEPPATLQAFFEEGRLYANEQ, encoded by the coding sequence ATGGCAGTGGAGCAAACAAAATCTCGTATTTTAGCGATTCAAAATTTAGTCATTACATTTACACTTCGTGGTCAAGTACTCACAGCCATTCGAGATATCTCACTTGATCTATATAAAGGTGAAAGTCTTGCCATTGTTGGTGAATCGGGTTCAGGTAAATCAGTGCTTATGAAATCAATTATGGGCCTACTCGATAAAAACGGCACTGTCGAGCAAGGGCAAATTTTATACAACGATATGGATTTAGCACAATTTAAAACGGAACAGCAATGGTTGAATATCCGTGGTAAAGAAATCGCCATTGTTACACAGGACCCAATGACATCTTTGAATCCATTAAAACCAATCGGCAAACAAATTGAGGAATGTGTTGTGTTACACCAAGGGCTAAAAGGCAAAAGTGCTTATGACGAAACACTCAAACTATTAACGGACGTCGGAATTTATGATGTAGAGAAACGCTATAAACAATACCCACACGAATTTTCAGGAGGAATGCGCCAACGTATTGTTATCGCGATTGCACTTGCTTGCAAACCGAAAATTTTAATATGTGATGAACCGACGACGGCACTGGACGTAACCATTCAAGCACAAATTTTACAGCTTTTGAAAAGTTTGCAACAAAAATATGGACTAACAACTGTTTATATTACACATGACTTAGGCGTTGTAGCAAAAGTAGCGGATCGTGTCGCTGTGATGTACGCAGGGGATGTTATCGAAGTTGGTGGCACACATGAAGTATTTTTTAACGGTAAACACCCATATACATGGGCACTTATTTCTTCATTACCACAGCTCGGGTCAAAAGGGGAACAGCTTTATTCTATTAAGGGGACCCCACCAAACCTCTTTAAAGAAATTAAAGGAGATGCTTTTGCCCCGCGTAATCAATTTGCCTTAAAGATTGATTACGAGATACGTCCTCCATTTTTTCAAGTAAGTGAAACACATTACGCACGTACGTGGTTATTAGACCCTCGTGCACCAAAAGTAGAACCTCCCGCAACGCTACAAGCGTTTTTTGAAGAAGGGAGACTGTATGCCAATGAACAATAA
- a CDS encoding ABC transporter permease: protein MSIYTEEIDNISDKSRAELFEFFEASDRQAEETAYSNYSYWRSTWQSFLKNRMAVLLLIIVCIIVAFTMLQPYLPAQKSPTEIYLDEQTGLQARNIAPNAEFWFGTNSIGQDLWSRIWAGTRTSLMIGCVVALVEAVVGITIGTLWGFSRKLEMPITQLYNVVDNIPTTIVLILMSYILRPSISTIIIAMCITGWVEMARFIRNQIVILRDREYNLASKCLGTSDYRIIIKNLLPYLISVIMLRMSLAIPFAIGAEVFLTYIGLGLPISEPSLGNLINEGRVLMMSPDLRYQLIFPSIVLSIITIAFYIIGNSFADAADPKNHV, encoded by the coding sequence ATGAGCATTTATACCGAAGAGATAGATAATATTTCAGACAAATCTCGTGCAGAGCTATTTGAATTTTTTGAAGCGAGTGATCGTCAAGCGGAAGAAACAGCATACTCCAACTATTCTTATTGGCGTTCTACTTGGCAATCTTTTTTGAAAAACCGCATGGCTGTCTTGTTATTAATAATCGTTTGTATCATTGTAGCTTTCACCATGTTGCAGCCTTATTTGCCAGCTCAAAAATCACCGACCGAAATATATCTTGATGAACAAACGGGATTACAGGCACGTAATATTGCACCAAACGCTGAATTTTGGTTTGGCACGAACTCAATAGGGCAGGATTTATGGTCTCGTATTTGGGCAGGGACAAGGACATCGTTAATGATAGGCTGTGTTGTCGCATTAGTGGAAGCGGTTGTGGGAATTACAATCGGCACATTATGGGGCTTCTCTCGAAAATTAGAAATGCCGATTACTCAGCTGTATAACGTAGTAGATAATATTCCAACAACGATTGTTCTCATTTTAATGTCCTATATATTACGTCCGAGTATTTCGACCATAATTATTGCCATGTGCATTACTGGTTGGGTAGAAATGGCGCGTTTTATCCGTAATCAGATTGTTATTTTACGAGATCGCGAATACAATTTAGCATCCAAATGCTTGGGAACGTCTGATTATCGAATTATTATAAAAAATCTACTCCCGTACTTAATTTCTGTCATCATGCTTCGGATGAGTCTGGCGATTCCATTTGCAATTGGTGCAGAAGTATTTTTAACGTATATTGGCTTAGGTTTACCAATTAGTGAGCCTTCACTAGGGAATTTAATTAATGAAGGTCGTGTCCTTATGATGTCACCTGACTTAAGATATCAGTTAATTTTCCCCAGTATTGTACTAAGCATTATTACGATAGCATTTTATATTATTGGTAACTCATTTGCAGATGCAGCAGACCCGAAAAATCATGTGTAG
- a CDS encoding ABC transporter permease, with protein MLWYVGKRLLQSVFTLFIIITIVFSLLRLMPEEGYLGAAAEKMSPAQKETYLTSLGLRDPLPVQLGHFYADLMHGDLGKSVTYRTDVPVVTIISDKITYSLLFGLGAVVLSLLIGVPLGILMAQMKGRWLDRLGTGYIVFVVAVPAAVYYLVIQMYITDIFHLPMLFDEYRPITWLLPLISMALAPTASYAMWMRRYMVDELNKDYIKLARAKGVKERTLMFSHVLRNAFIPMAQYLPATILFTITGSIYIESLYSIPGMGGLLVDAIQRQDNTIVQGLVLVFSSLGIIGLILGDIAMALVDPRIKLGKGESVR; from the coding sequence ATGTTGTGGTATGTAGGAAAGCGTTTATTACAATCCGTTTTCACACTGTTTATTATTATTACGATTGTGTTTTCATTACTACGATTAATGCCCGAAGAAGGGTATTTAGGGGCAGCGGCAGAGAAAATGTCACCAGCTCAAAAGGAAACCTATTTAACGAGTTTAGGGTTACGTGATCCATTGCCTGTGCAATTGGGGCATTTTTATGCGGATTTAATGCATGGTGATTTAGGCAAATCCGTTACATATCGTACGGATGTACCTGTTGTCACAATTATTTCCGATAAAATAACGTATTCACTGTTATTTGGATTAGGGGCTGTCGTCTTATCGCTTCTTATCGGTGTGCCACTGGGTATTCTCATGGCTCAAATGAAGGGGCGATGGCTGGATCGGCTAGGGACTGGCTACATAGTTTTTGTCGTAGCCGTACCAGCAGCAGTGTATTACTTAGTAATCCAAATGTATATTACCGATATTTTTCATTTACCAATGCTCTTTGATGAATACAGGCCAATTACTTGGCTATTACCACTAATATCAATGGCGTTAGCACCGACTGCTTCCTATGCGATGTGGATGCGCCGTTATATGGTCGATGAACTAAACAAAGATTATATTAAGCTAGCACGTGCAAAAGGAGTGAAAGAGCGCACGCTGATGTTTAGTCATGTATTGCGAAATGCCTTTATTCCGATGGCGCAATATTTGCCAGCAACAATCCTTTTTACTATCACTGGCTCAATTTATATTGAATCATTGTATTCTATTCCAGGCATGGGAGGACTGCTCGTTGATGCTATCCAACGGCAGGATAATACGATTGTACAAGGCTTAGTGCTTGTTTTTTCATCACTGGGAATTATCGGTTTAATTTTAGGTGATATCGCCATGGCGCTTGTTGATCCACGCATTAAATTAGGGAAAGGGGAGAGTGTGCGCTAA
- a CDS encoding peptide ABC transporter substrate-binding protein produces the protein MMKRKWFLLVCLVALLCAACSDDSSDEKKSEYRVVYSGEIKTLNYLKTSETNEFAVAANLVDGLIEYDKYGVVQPGIAKEWSSNEDATVWTFKLRDDVKWVTHEGKEYADVVAQDFVDGLHYVLDAKNESSTVWSATVVKNGEAFYNGEQTDFSKVGIKAIDKQTVEYTLEAPTPYFLSMLNYVCFFPVNGKFLAEQGEKFGTTRENFLYNGAYILDKFEPQNERVLVKNETYWDKGNVLIDRIRYKYNKEAATVAPELFLRGEIDSADIPTSIIDEWFNDDKKKSQVRQTQNNFYSYFYALNFNPQFDAEYEPDNWKVAVNNKDFRKSLFHALDRVSAMLTVEPFNPQDLLSNTITPKNFVDVEGVDYTQLEPLISISSNDSFNKDLALEFKEKAMTALEGKATFPVKVLMPYNSGMPDWANRTQVIEQQIEKLLGADYVDIIVEAGPSTGFLSEVRRPGKFAIIEANWGPDYADPSTYTEPFSVDGTYNKPELAEGYTEANGQTIYLNLLEKAKATIDTEARYNLFAKAEAFLIDEAFVIPYAVGGSGYVASKLNPFEAQYSPFGVTAEKFKGQKVLEKPMSNEEFKEALAQWEQERANALTNATK, from the coding sequence ATGATGAAAAGGAAATGGTTTCTATTAGTATGTCTAGTCGCCTTACTTTGTGCAGCCTGTAGCGATGATTCTTCAGACGAGAAAAAATCTGAGTATCGGGTCGTTTATTCTGGAGAAATTAAAACATTAAACTATTTAAAAACTTCTGAAACAAATGAATTTGCTGTTGCTGCTAATCTAGTTGATGGACTCATTGAATACGATAAGTATGGCGTCGTACAACCAGGCATAGCGAAAGAATGGTCTTCAAATGAAGATGCAACGGTTTGGACATTTAAGCTACGAGATGATGTGAAATGGGTGACGCATGAAGGTAAGGAGTACGCAGATGTTGTAGCACAAGACTTTGTGGATGGCCTCCACTATGTTTTAGATGCAAAAAATGAATCCTCTACCGTATGGAGTGCGACGGTTGTAAAAAATGGTGAAGCGTTCTATAACGGAGAGCAAACTGATTTTTCCAAAGTAGGAATCAAGGCGATTGATAAACAGACAGTTGAATATACTTTAGAGGCGCCTACACCATATTTTCTTTCGATGTTAAATTATGTTTGTTTCTTCCCTGTGAATGGCAAGTTTTTAGCTGAGCAAGGGGAGAAATTTGGTACAACACGTGAGAATTTCTTATATAACGGAGCATATATTTTAGATAAATTTGAGCCTCAAAATGAGCGTGTTTTAGTGAAGAACGAAACATATTGGGATAAAGGTAACGTGCTCATTGATCGGATTCGCTATAAATATAATAAAGAAGCGGCAACAGTTGCTCCAGAGCTGTTTTTACGTGGTGAAATCGATTCAGCAGATATCCCTACTTCCATAATTGACGAATGGTTCAATGATGATAAGAAAAAATCACAAGTACGTCAAACGCAAAATAATTTCTACTCGTATTTCTATGCATTAAACTTTAATCCACAATTCGATGCGGAATATGAACCCGATAACTGGAAAGTCGCTGTCAATAATAAAGATTTCAGAAAGTCATTATTCCATGCACTTGATCGTGTATCAGCGATGCTAACAGTTGAACCGTTTAATCCACAAGATTTACTGAGTAATACAATCACACCGAAAAACTTTGTAGATGTGGAAGGTGTTGACTATACACAACTAGAACCATTGATTTCTATTTCAAGTAATGATTCCTTTAACAAAGATTTAGCATTAGAGTTTAAAGAAAAAGCAATGACTGCACTGGAAGGGAAGGCGACATTCCCAGTAAAGGTATTAATGCCATACAACTCTGGGATGCCAGATTGGGCAAATCGTACACAAGTCATTGAACAACAAATTGAAAAATTATTAGGTGCCGACTATGTTGATATTATTGTAGAAGCAGGTCCATCGACAGGCTTCTTATCGGAAGTTCGACGTCCTGGTAAATTTGCAATAATCGAAGCAAACTGGGGGCCAGATTATGCGGATCCATCCACATATACAGAGCCTTTCAGCGTGGACGGCACTTACAATAAGCCAGAATTAGCGGAAGGATATACAGAAGCAAATGGTCAAACAATCTACTTGAATTTATTAGAAAAAGCGAAAGCGACGATTGATACGGAAGCACGCTATAACCTATTTGCTAAAGCAGAAGCTTTCTTAATTGATGAAGCCTTTGTCATTCCGTACGCCGTTGGTGGAAGCGGTTATGTCGCTTCAAAATTAAATCCATTCGAAGCTCAATATTCACCATTTGGTGTGACAGCAGAGAAGTTTAAAGGGCAAAAAGTGTTAGAAAAACCAATGAGTAATGAGGAGTTTAAGGAAGCGTTGGCACAGTGGGAGCAGGAAAGGGCAAATGCATTAACCAATGCAACAAAATAA
- a CDS encoding M55 family metallopeptidase: MKVYISADIEGITGTTSWSETELNAPDYHFFQKQMTKEVEAAIEGAIVGGATEVLLKDAHDSARNIDISNLPINCKVIRGWTYDPMCMVAGLDSSFDRAIFIGYHSKGGSERNPLAHTLCVFADIKINGEYASEFLINTYAAALHGVPVSFVSGDVGLTEEIQSFNRNIITFAIKEGVGNATISVSPQLAISETKRLVEASMKVSRTDLQVTLPDRFVVEIIYRDHTRAYRNSFYPNATFKPHNTVEFVTDDYFEVLRLLQFLT, from the coding sequence ATGAAAGTTTATATAAGTGCAGATATTGAAGGCATTACAGGAACAACTTCGTGGAGTGAGACAGAACTGAATGCACCAGATTATCATTTTTTTCAGAAGCAGATGACGAAGGAAGTTGAGGCCGCCATTGAAGGTGCGATAGTTGGTGGTGCCACAGAGGTTTTATTGAAGGATGCCCATGATTCAGCTCGCAATATCGATATTTCGAATTTGCCTATCAATTGTAAAGTCATTCGCGGTTGGACATATGATCCGATGTGTATGGTTGCTGGACTGGATAGTAGCTTCGATCGTGCTATTTTCATCGGGTATCACAGTAAAGGTGGAAGCGAGCGTAATCCATTAGCACACACGCTTTGTGTATTTGCAGATATTAAAATAAATGGCGAATATGCAAGTGAATTTCTCATTAATACGTACGCCGCTGCCTTACATGGTGTGCCAGTATCTTTTGTCAGTGGAGATGTGGGGCTGACAGAAGAGATTCAATCATTTAATCGTAACATTATAACATTTGCCATAAAGGAAGGGGTAGGCAATGCAACAATAAGTGTTAGTCCTCAATTGGCAATTAGCGAAACAAAACGGCTTGTAGAAGCATCTATGAAAGTATCACGGACCGACTTACAAGTGACATTACCCGACCGATTTGTCGTGGAAATTATTTACCGTGACCATACACGAGCTTACCGAAACTCATTTTATCCGAATGCGACATTTAAGCCGCATAACACAGTCGAATTCGTTACAGATGATTATTTTGAAGTGCTTCGGCTATTACAGTTTTTAACATAA
- a CDS encoding M15 family metallopeptidase: MQEKFHQPIELSATPTNQSTPKIRKNFEPLIKIDNLHPRIFTQPIYYQQQIVSSLQSIYLRKEAFERLQQAVMLLPENYSFILYDGYRPLQVQQFLFAKFSKQIQYQNAHFSEEAVFKETLKFVAFPKEGQEHFVPHVTGGAIDLTLGDDKGNALDLGTAFDEMSEKSATRYFELHSDENRQACFHRRLLYHCMTAAGFTNYAEEWWHYDFHNIAWATRVNAKEASYGAIEAKVENYLIKEYRYL; encoded by the coding sequence ATGCAAGAAAAGTTTCATCAGCCAATCGAACTGAGCGCTACTCCGACGAATCAATCAACTCCTAAAATTAGAAAAAACTTCGAGCCATTAATTAAAATTGACAACCTACACCCTAGAATATTTACTCAGCCTATATATTACCAACAACAAATTGTTAGCAGTTTACAATCCATTTATTTGCGCAAAGAAGCTTTTGAGCGATTACAGCAAGCTGTAATGCTATTGCCTGAAAACTATAGCTTTATTTTATATGACGGATACCGTCCACTTCAGGTGCAACAATTTTTGTTTGCTAAATTTTCTAAACAAATTCAATATCAAAATGCTCATTTCTCAGAAGAAGCTGTTTTTAAAGAAACGTTAAAGTTTGTTGCTTTTCCAAAAGAAGGCCAAGAACATTTTGTTCCGCATGTTACAGGGGGAGCCATTGATTTAACACTCGGAGATGACAAAGGCAATGCCCTAGATCTTGGGACAGCATTTGATGAAATGAGTGAAAAATCTGCAACGCGCTATTTTGAACTGCATTCTGATGAAAATAGGCAAGCATGTTTTCATCGCCGTCTTTTGTATCACTGTATGACCGCGGCAGGATTTACGAATTATGCTGAGGAATGGTGGCATTATGATTTTCACAATATTGCTTGGGCGACAAGGGTAAATGCTAAGGAAGCTAGTTATGGTGCTATTGAAGCAAAGGTTGAAAATTATTTAATAAAGGAGTATCGATATTTATGA
- a CDS encoding DmpA family aminopeptidase produces MTKKVREMGITIGMLPVGEKNCITDVQGVQVGHVTLDERLKEDGAYACTGVTAILPHGGNLFQQKVTGASYVLNGFGKTTGLIQVNELGVIESPIMLTNTFGVPAVTQGTLQYMLETNSEIGDSTGTINLVVGECNDSYLNSIRACPVTPNHAVEAIHNASEDRAEEGAVGAGKGMICFGYKGGIGSSSRIVTMEQHDEINYTVGCIVLSNFGHNSEFLREHYNVPNAHSNSVLSPTDGSIIIVLATDAPLSSRQLTRVIKRCGIGLGRTGSHYSHGSGDIVIGFTTARLISHQTDQYLETRQQLREDHPIMNQLFIAAAEVTEEAILNSLSQAQTTTGRDGHIVEAYTFHT; encoded by the coding sequence ATGACTAAAAAAGTGCGGGAAATGGGAATTACAATAGGTATGTTACCAGTAGGTGAAAAAAATTGTATTACCGATGTGCAAGGTGTGCAAGTAGGTCATGTCACACTTGACGAAAGATTAAAGGAAGACGGAGCATATGCTTGTACAGGTGTAACAGCCATTTTACCGCATGGTGGAAATTTATTTCAACAGAAAGTGACAGGGGCAAGTTATGTATTAAATGGTTTCGGTAAAACAACGGGTCTTATTCAAGTAAATGAGCTAGGGGTGATTGAGTCACCAATTATGCTGACAAATACTTTTGGTGTGCCCGCTGTAACACAAGGAACGTTGCAATATATGTTAGAGACAAATAGTGAAATTGGTGATAGTACAGGGACGATTAATCTAGTAGTGGGGGAATGTAATGATAGTTATTTAAATTCTATTCGGGCTTGTCCAGTTACACCAAATCACGCAGTCGAAGCGATTCATAATGCATCTGAAGATAGAGCAGAAGAAGGTGCTGTTGGAGCAGGAAAAGGTATGATTTGTTTCGGCTATAAAGGCGGAATAGGATCATCATCGCGTATCGTGACAATGGAACAACATGATGAGATCAACTATACAGTTGGTTGTATCGTTTTAAGTAATTTTGGCCACAATTCGGAGTTTTTAAGAGAACACTACAATGTTCCAAATGCTCACAGTAACTCGGTTTTATCACCAACAGATGGCTCAATTATCATTGTTCTGGCAACGGATGCCCCGCTTAGTAGTCGTCAATTAACACGTGTGATTAAACGCTGTGGAATCGGACTTGGACGCACAGGCAGTCATTATTCACATGGTAGTGGTGATATAGTGATTGGCTTTACGACAGCAAGGCTAATTTCGCATCAGACGGATCAATATTTAGAAACACGACAGCAACTACGTGAAGACCATCCGATTATGAATCAGTTATTTATCGCAGCTGCCGAAGTTACAGAGGAGGCCATTTTAAATTCTCTTTCACAGGCACAAACAACTACTGGTCGAGACGGTCATATAGTAGAAGCCTATACATTTCATACTTGA
- a CDS encoding aspartate/glutamate racemase family protein yields the protein MKTIGLIGGMSWESSAMYYRLLNEKVQQQLGGLHSAKCILYSVDFQEIEHYQANGQWQKAGEILREAARSLEKAGADFIVICTNTMHKVIDIIETNITIPILHIADATAVQIQQASIQTIALLGTKYTMEQEFYKTRIEQAGINVIVPNEEERTVINRIIYEELCLGKIEPTSKETYLQVIANLVKSGAQGIILGCTEIGLLIQQEDVLVPVFDTTIIHALAAVEKALE from the coding sequence TTGAAGACGATTGGATTAATTGGTGGTATGAGCTGGGAGTCTTCAGCAATGTATTACCGTCTACTTAATGAGAAGGTACAGCAGCAATTAGGTGGCTTACATTCAGCAAAGTGTATTTTATATAGTGTCGATTTTCAAGAAATCGAGCATTATCAAGCGAATGGACAATGGCAAAAAGCAGGAGAAATATTAAGGGAAGCGGCACGATCATTAGAAAAAGCAGGTGCCGATTTTATTGTCATCTGTACAAATACAATGCATAAAGTAATTGATATTATTGAGACGAATATTACGATACCCATTTTACATATTGCTGATGCAACAGCTGTTCAAATTCAACAGGCTAGTATACAAACAATTGCATTGCTTGGTACAAAATATACGATGGAACAAGAGTTTTATAAAACTAGAATCGAACAGGCTGGTATTAACGTAATAGTGCCAAATGAAGAAGAACGAACAGTCATCAATCGAATTATTTATGAAGAATTATGTTTAGGAAAAATTGAACCAACTTCAAAAGAAACTTATTTACAGGTTATAGCCAATCTTGTGAAGTCTGGCGCACAAGGCATTATTTTAGGCTGTACTGAGATTGGATTGTTAATTCAGCAAGAAGATGTTTTAGTCCCTGTTTTTGATACGACTATCATTCATGCGTTAGCGGCTGTAGAGAAGGCACTAGAATAG